The sequence below is a genomic window from Sardina pilchardus chromosome 9, fSarPil1.1, whole genome shotgun sequence.
acaatgaagttgaatctaatctaactCTCAAAATGATTGGCAATACAACATGTAATATCAACCTGGCTTCAGGCCATACTGTGAGACTAGAGACGAGTAAAATGGAGCTCCACATCTTTGCTCAACTTTGGCCTAATTAACTTAAAATTGCACTGACGGCCATCAACTGAACAAGTAATGTCAACCACCAGACACTTCACATTAATGGACCTATATGGACTCCGGTGGAGCACTGCTTGGCCTGGAGACGGCCCAAATGAGCAGCACTCGCATTTTACTGCTATTGAGGGTTATGACTACGCCATCACCAGTGCTACTTGGAGagaaaatcccgcacactgtccattacgcatgccaAACATTTATTACTACATTTCATGTCATGTAGACCTTCCTAACCTGAAATTCACCTGAGGTAAATTCAGGTAAATTCACCTGAGGAGGGTCAACATGACGGAAACGTTGTGATAATATGTTTGCCaagcgtaatggacagtgtgcgggattttctCCATGAAGTATAACTGGTAACCTTGACCTTATCCAACACACATGTCCCCACAAAGAGGAGTGCAAAATCAAGAGCGCTTTTGAACTAAACCATAGCCAGTGCCAGAGAGCAGTCTCTACAAGGGACGCAGGGCCACTCCCTAGAGAAACTACACATCACACTAGTCATGAGCGAGTAACGAAGCAGCGCTCAGTCTATGATCCAGACCTGTGCAGTACGTCTAGATTTTTTAAGTTTACTAAACAGAGGATGTTTCCAAAAAACACTGATCAATCGTGTTAAATAATTATGATCTCAATATTGATTAAAATAATCATCCAGACAACATGAGCTCATTAGGATGGGCCATTATGACATGGTATCGATCCCTGCAATACTGTGATCTACACACAGGTTTCCATCCTCGCCAGGGGACAAAAAGGGtgcaagtatacacacacacacacacacacacacacacacacaaacacacaggcaagcagTCAATTGGTCCTACTCACTTGAAAGTGCCTCCAGCACTGTCTCCTGGTCTGCCTTTTGATACCACACCTataagacagggagagagagggttgggTGAGTGTGAGAGGAGTGCGATTTCAGGAGAGTAACTGAGGAATGGTGCTGAGGACCACTAGTTGGGGACTAGTTAAATGCTGATATAAAACAATACCTGTAACCTTAggcaccacaaacacactgtgtTAGCTGTgttaagccacacacacacacacacacacacacacacacacacacacacacacacacacacacacacacacacacacacacacacacacacacacacctgttagcAGCTTAGACTATGACTCCGTATTGACAAACCCATGTTATAAACCCAAGCTTAGACtatgacccccccacacacacacacacacacacacacacctgttatcAGCTTAGACGGTGGCCCCACAAGCACTCGGTTCTGTGGCTGAGCCCTGAGTGTCACCATCGGGGTCGTTGCCAGGGATACCTGCGATGGCTTGCGTATGGAGCCTGTCTGAGGAGTCCTCAGTacctagacagacagacagagtcagATACACGTTTCATTGATCATAAGCAACATGCTGCATGGGGAAGGAAGGTATACAGTAATCTcatgtgtattagccgcattgtgtataagccgcaggaccgtgttttatgcaagttaaaagaaacaaaaccattttaataccatgtattaacctcatggctgaagaaattttgcaaaatcaatgtgttcttgaatttccccttggggatcaataaaggaTCTATCTCCATCCATCTAGCCATCTCCCTAGCCATCTCTCTAGCCATCTCTCTAGCCATCTCTCTAGCCATCCCTCTATCTGTATAAAGCCGTGGcttatagttgggaaattacggtaatccTCTAGGCTTGGCTAATGCTTCATTCAAACAGGCAATTCTACAGACTAGACTGTAGAAAACAGACTAGAAAAAGGTGCTTGAAGGCTCTGTCCACCAATCGGGTTTTCTCACTGACCACGTTCCCAGCGCTCAGCACCTCTGAACCCATTCTTTTCTGGAGCGCTCAGATATCTGTTCAACTTCCAAAACAGCGCTAGGCTCCTCAATGTCACATGCTATCCAATTAAAATCGAGGAAGGGGCAGGACATACATGGTCAACGATGTTGGTAGTGGTAGAGCCCAGCCCTATGTGATTAAATATATAATGACTACCGCAAAGAGAATGTAAATTCCAAAGCCTAGAGGGGTGACCTATTCTATTGCAATGCATAGTGAGCCGAGTCCTGACTGATTGCTGCCATTTTGGTTAGCTAATTACTTAGCATTAACCAACATTTCAAAAAGGACGTGCTGACAGACAATTTTGGCAAACCTAGAGAAGCACTAAAAGAAGCACTCTGAAAATGAGGTCGAGTGTTGCCCGTCATGTCCCCAATATTCTCATGCCACTGCAGCTGTGTGTAAATAACAGCCATCACCACTAGTACACCCTACAAAAGTTTGTTTTctaaggacacagacacagtgagtgagtgagtgtgtgtgtgtgtgtgtgtgtgtgtgtgtgtgtgtgtgtgtgtgtgtgtgtgtgtgtgtgttaggtaccAAAAAGGTTAGGTAACAAAAGTTTGTTTTctaaggacacagacacagtgagtgagtgtgtgtgtatgtgtgtgtgtgtgtgtgtgtgtgtgtgtgtgtgtgtgtgtgtgtgttaggtaccAAAAAGGTTAGGTAACAAAAGTTTGTTTTctaaggacacagacacagtgagtgagtgtgtgtgtatgtgtgtgtgtgagtgtgtgtgtgtgtgtgtgtgtgtgttaggtaccAGTGTGGTAGGCTGCAGGTGTGGGCGTGGGGCAGTGAGGCTGGCAGTGGTGCCCACGGCTGTGGCATTGGGGCCGAGGATGGCGGTGGTGGCAGTGACGGGGCTGGGCGTCAGGCCCTGGCTCTGCAGGATGAAGGCTGCCGAGTCCGGGGTGAGCTGGCGCAGAGCAGGAAGACTTCTCTGGAGCAggagagaacagaacacacacacacacacacacacatttaacatgttgGGTCCTCCTCATCCAATGGCACTTTCAAATCAAGATTAAAAGTCCTCTAAGCACTAGTCAAGTTTGTAGTAGACAGATttctacaccaacacacacagaaacaaatggCTTTCTGCCATTTTTTCTTGGGCAGATGTGTGACTGATGCCTAGACCCAGGGTCCATCACAACACAgtgtatttctctttttttagacTGGAATCACACCAACAACTTTATGAGCAACAAAGCATCTAAGATCCAAGGCAAATCATTTAGAACACTCTTCCATTACAGAAGACATTCtaacaaagatccttcattactaacaagatagagcaacataatgcatctctatggaagcaaaattcaaacagttcctgtctgcttaaagagggaTTTcgctcccctttgcgaaaacagaacgcggaaatgtccgaacgtttgcgcctctcgctccgctttaaccctctctgattctaAATGACAATTCTACTGTTTTGCATAGCAATTCTGTCATCTAGTTTGACATGGATAACAAATACCAGTCTTTGCTGTGTGGTTGGCTTTTCTTATGCCTTTGCTGTCATGTAATTATATAAAAAAGGGGAGGAGAATGTGCAAACAGAAACATAAATCTTACCTTAAGAAAAGGCACAAGATAAGGTTGGGGTGAGGAGTTCAGCTCCCGGTACAACCGGCTGGTGAAGTCTTCAGGTTCAATCTTCCCCTCCTGTTCACATAGAATGATCACAATGAGACTTTTCTACATCTCAAACATGTCTTACCCTTGTAATATCCCTTGCTTCTCTACAAAGCATTTAATCATCATTGACTGGTGAACTTGTGGTAAACTTCATGGCAGTGGGAAATATGAATTCCATGTGATGAAACTGACAGAAAGAGTGACACTGATGGATAATGTGATTTGGTATAGGGTAGATTTACTATGCTGGAAAAttttagaccccccccccaaaaaaaaaaaacccaccaccTACTTCTGTAGAAATACCTGGTTTATTTCACCCTGTGTACCCTGTCGTTGACACTTACCAGAAGTTTCCGCACTAGGTCTTTCACATTGGCTGCCGTCTCTGTGGACTGCTTTCCACTGCATGCCAACTTGATCAATGTCGATAGGAAGTTCTTACATTTCTTCACATTCTCCATGGTCTCCTACAAATAAAATGAAGAATAAAATGTTTGTTATATTACTGTAGTGAGTTCACACTGATATGCGACTACAACTAATTTCAAACCTCAAACAATTCTTACATCAGGCAGAAAATATATTGGCCTGAGGCTGTTTCCATTAAAGGTATAATACACAAGATCCTAACATTCAGAGTTGTTCAAAGCTGAGGCATGATTTAGGACTAGACTGTGCATTCATGCTAATAGTTAGCCGAATCCCCCACtatacatagacacagacacacacacacacacacacacacactcccgagGGCTACCTGGGCAACGACGGTTCTGTTAGGTGTCGCTGCAATCCTCTGAGGTGTTGTCTGCTGCACCGTTGTCCCCACAGAAGGAGTCACTGTCGCCCCAGCAGCCGCTGAGACTGGATgctgcacagacacaaacacaacatacaattTTGACCACAATTTCCTGCATCAAACTCTCGTTGCCACAACTACCATAACACACCCCACAAGTTCCTGCTGCAGTTTTGTAATTGTTCCCATAGGAAATGAAATACTCACTACCATTTTAACCACATTACAATTTAAACAAGCACAATTTAAACTGCAATTTTCGATCATTCCCATGGTAACGTCAGTCACATTCAACCAAAATAACCTTGCAGGATCCTGTAGGGACTGTATTGTGATCTAGTCAAGGAGAAAGAAAGTCCTAACCCTTCATATGGGCTTATATACAGAATTAACTATGTctatgctatataaataaacagacttgacttgactatgtTATCAACAATCACATTGTATTGTATATTCACAATACATTATCAAATGTAACCATTTCATGCCACCGCTTTAGAAGGAGGTCAGACGAAAagttaaagaagaaaaaagcttgagacagggctccagagtgcgacCAATTTGGTCGCATATGCGTCCAAAATTTtcaagagtgcgcctgaaaaaaattctaagtcgcactggtgcacctgacgctgctcgggtgaaagcatgaaTTTCTTTCACTAGTTTTCATTGTACTGtttgcaactttaccaaactgtaTAAAAGACGACTAGCTAAGTTAGAATGAAATCTGGTTAGCATAAgttactgcacaaatttgattaaaactcttgcattcaagttgactgatcatctcaatgttttccaaatccaagactcaaaagggcctgtcccaaggagaaaaagtattagcctaccttgaaacacacgtggggagactgaacagtccaaccagtaggctatactataataataagctagccaactatgctatgctactttgtttactatattttgaggcttcaagcctaCACCTGAATTTAAGAGGCGGAGTTGTTGTAATATGAattgtcatgaatgtcatgaatatcagaaatgtcagtataatatataaagaattatatatatatatacgtgtaTATATATGAAGGCCTATATTCCTTAGCCTactgtgtttcaaataaagacaagctttttctacgccttatagttaaaaaatcattcaaggtgaccttttggcattaaaggcgatgcaaagaaaaatgtgggtgtacctaaattttgcgctggtgcacctaaaaaaaagctaggcgcaccagtgcaatCAATACAAAAAGTTAGTCTGAAGCCCTGTTGAGAGCAATTTACATATTTCCTTCTAACACGCATATCTTCCCACATGCCATGTTCCGATTAACTAACACCAGACACGCAAGATGAATGTCATGGCTCATGTAGAACGCCAATATCACAACTGATAACATATATGAAACAGCATAAAGGCCTTTAACAGAAAGGCATTTCCCTTAACAAATCTAAGGGCAAAGATTTAAAGGCACACGTTTATCATTTGAAAAATAAGCCTATTTGCCATTAAAGCAACTGGTGTCAcacacttccagtgaattagaCAGACAGTGTTGGACTGGGTCATGGGTACTAGGGTCATGGGTAGGGTTCAAACCTTTACTTACGATTCACCGTAAAACTCAGCAGAACAACACAGTACATCTTAGTTATTTGCGTCGATGTTTTATTTAAGAGCAACCATGTAGGTTAGCCttccaagttacagaatagaAACTAATGTGTTAACTTATGGCTAATTTCTATGAGAAAATCCATAGAGATGCTAATGGTTAGCATAAAAGTAAAAATCTTTTCAAAGTCTTCTGGTGTACGGATGCCATTAGTCGCCGTTTCAGTTTCAAAATGACTGGGTGTTATGCCTTCACAATGTAAGTTAGAGTCATTACTTCGCCTGTGACATTACTGATCATGTGGACATTTTGCGGAGGCACTCAGTCTAGGAGTGACGGTGTGTCGCATCTGATTGCATCACGGAAACACTGAATGGTTTTAAAATTGATCGAAACGACACTCGACATCTCAACCTTCAAATTCAAAAGTAGAATCAACcatgcagccacacccccaaAGTCATATCCAGCAGGCATGccaagagagggggaaaaacacacacacacacgggtgtttAGGTGCGGCGTGTCAACATTAGCCTCTCTCTCCAAACTTGAAGCTACAGCCAAAAAAAGTTAAACTCGATTAACTAGAACCCCCTCCTGTTTCCCTGGAAAATACTGatgtgttcattcattcacgtCAGTTATTTCTCTATGTTCACGTCTAGCCGTCTGTTCTGTTTAGTAGCCTAGCTCGCAGTAGGAgtggtttcaaaataaaagcacccCCAAAACAGAACTGGAATgtaattaatgtaaataatgtaaTTGAAGAAAGATCGAAAATCGAATTGTGACGATAAAACTGAAACTGAAGCGAAGTATGGTGACACCCCTATGAATCGGCTatatggtttaaaaaaaagctaCAAATGCAATACCTTGTAAAATCGCAACTaatacacaatacaatacatttgAATACCTTTTAACGGCATTCATTTTTGCTAACTTCATTTACTGTGGATACCCTGTAGACAGATGTGTGCTGTACCTGTAAGACAGGTGGTCTCTGCAGGGTAGTGGTTGCCGGGGCAGAGATGGGAGTGGGTGAGCCCTGCCTGTTCACGGTCAGCGGGGCCACTGGGCGGGCAACAATGGGGGTCCCAGGAGCCTATGAGAAGAACGGAGCAGAAATGAAGGGTGGGTCAACATCTGAGCAGCCAAATCGTAGATTCATCACAGGCACAGTACTACCGTACTCTGATGTAGTCTAGATTTTTCAACAAAAAATAGGAccagttattttttttgtgaCTTCAGTGACCATCAGAGGTTCCGCTCCAAGTCACATGTCAAACTCCCTGATTTCCTGCCCTCCACTGACTAAAAAGCCACATTTCCATGACCTGTACAACtgaatggggggaaaaaactacTGTTGCTCTgcgcacacaacaaacacatacatttgtGAGCTTTAATCTCTAGTCTCAGACACTTTCAGTCTTTAACTTTAAAGTTACCAATGATAAAATATTATAGTGCATAGTTATGACCAGATAACTCTAGGCctcatacattcattacaagGTGTTGACAAGCAAGGATATTCAAGTAGGCTAATGATTATGTATGTATTGGGGGGTATGAGCTTTtcatgcctttaatcagacaggataGTGGAGaataacaggaagtgagtgggagagagtgtcagggtgggatctggaaaggtcCACAGGTCGCCGTCGTATGGTGCAGGTGCTAGGAAAATATTGCTTTAACATGCTACAAACATGTCTGGAATTGACATTTCAAGTGTAATATTCCATGACCCATGGAAGCCCTGTGACCAAGACTGGTCTGGGGTTGTGAGCAGTTTGCTCTAGTTCTACAGAAAACATAGGCCAGTGTTATACTTCAGCATATCCGATGGTccactaaagcctaccttacactgacagactatgacaagatttgggaaagattcttgaaagattgtagtcttttgagaacagtaaagcttgaatgaggggcattagttaaaagaccacaatctttcaagaatctttcgcAAATATTGTTAAAGTCCGTCactgtaaggtaggctttaggtaCACATGACCAAATGTTATCAGCAGAGGGAGACccctcatttttttcccctaaagGGACAAGATTACACAAGAACTACTACTTGTCCATGGTGTCTGCACTCTACAACTTCTCAATATGCTTGGTATAGCCAATAGCATCAGATCTGCAGTATACTGGAAATGTGCAGTGTACTTCACCTTGACCATACTTACTTACCATATTCACTATGGACTTATGGTCTACTTTAAAATGGACAGGTGTTGAGCATTCTTTCTGCAAAGCGCACTggcactagcctgggtgttcccatcctgccttgcgcggtgatttcaatcacgcagctaaggcagtctggaaactaacacccacattttcgcctgatgttagcaaccaatcacagaacaggggagaaagcaagaccatgatgagctatgcacagacgcatttgatagacatccgtggcgcccaatgaacggatctgggcattttttttttttcaaatacgagaaaatgaacgtctggttgccagaccacgtctcatttgagaagtggtaggcgctagccaggctacactGGCACTGGGTATTGGCGTTTATTTTTTACCTTCGCTGGCGTGGAGCTGGTGGGCGTGCTGGGCCGAGGTGCCATGGCGCTCTGTGATTTGGCCTGGGCCTGCATCTGAGCCAAGGTCTGCTGGGGTATCATCAGGAGCTGTCCATTCTGATTACGGACAAGAACCATGCCTGGAAGGGAGCAAAAAAGACAAActaagaacacacatacactcgagTCTTGATGGGTAGGATAGGATAGGATAAAAGTCCATGTCTGTCGATCATGATGATTCTTTAGTGATAGTAAGATCATatccattacattacattgcatcacattacatttcatttggctgacgcttttcaACCAAATATCCATAGTAATAGTAGGCCACTCATGTGAATCTTAATGGAAATGGTAACAAAGGTCTAGTCTAGTGCAAACACCTAGTGTAGGGACCGGTCTAGATGATGCTACGTGTGAATTACCTGGTGGGAGCTGGATGTTCTGGACATTAGCAGGCGGATTTGTTGTCCCGGACTGAGGCATCCGGGGAGCGAACACCTGTGGCGCTATAGCCCGGATACCGCCCTGACTGACGACTGAAGGAGTCATAACAGCTGTCGGGGAAATCGTCCTCGATACGGTTTGTAAAAGCGGACTCTGTAAAGTTCCTTGTGAAGTTGTGACGATGTGTGTGGTCGTCGTCACTTGACTTCCGTTTGAAATTGCGCCAGAAGTCCCCATTTGCACAGGCGGCCTTATAGTTACCGAAGTAGACCCGCCACCCAAACTGGGAGATGAAACAGTGTTCTGTGAGTTCATGGGTGTACGAATTACAATATTTGGGCTAGAGGGAATAACGTTGACGTTTGTCTTTCCGTCAGCCATTCCTGGTCCGTTGCTAACTACAGGGGCCGCAGCTGCAGGGTTGCTTGTAATGTTCACGTTGGGGCCACTTGACAGCGGCGTCCCAGCCAGAGCGACACCGCTCACCTTACTCTGACAGTTCACGTTGTCTCCATTCAAAGTTTGATTAAATATAAACGTTCCAGATCCAGAGACTACGGTCTTCACACTGCCTTGAATAGGTTGTCCCACTGCGTTTTCAGATCCTGCGACTGATGGGACTCCTGTTATTCTTGTTGCTACAGGACTCTGGGACATCATACTAGTGACACTCTTTTGCACTGAAACTCCTGTGCGGCAGTGGAGACAAATGCGCGTGACAAGTCAAAAACGCTATACAATTGATAGGGCATGAAAGTCTTTTGAGTCAATACAACAACTAAAGTGAGCAAAAAAGTTACTTTAAAAGTATAAATATAACTGCTTCACTGCCTCATCTATtactagctaactagctaacacgCTTTCTTTCTATTTAGCAAACAAGCTAGCTTGTTAGCCTACTGCTCTTGCAGTCTCTCATGGAAGTCCGATGTGGCTTTCACTAACGGTaacgttacttgcattgctcaATCCTCCAAACCTGGCAGCGATATGGTAAGCAACAAC
It includes:
- the taf4a gene encoding transcription initiation factor TFIID subunit 4, producing the protein MMSQSPVATRITGVPSVAGSENAVGQPIQGSVKTVVSGSGTFIFNQTLNGDNVNCQSKVSGVALAGTPLSSGPNVNITSNPAAAAPVVSNGPGMADGKTNVNVIPSSPNIVIRTPMNSQNTVSSPSLGGGSTSVTIRPPVQMGTSGAISNGSQVTTTTHIVTTSQGTLQSPLLQTVSRTISPTAVMTPSVVSQGGIRAIAPQVFAPRMPQSGTTNPPANVQNIQLPPGMVLVRNQNGQLLMIPQQTLAQMQAQAKSQSAMAPRPSTPTSSTPAKAPGTPIVARPVAPLTVNRQGSPTPISAPATTTLQRPPVLQHPVSAAAGATVTPSVGTTVQQTTPQRIAATPNRTVVAQETMENVKKCKNFLSTLIKLACSGKQSTETAANVKDLVRKLLEGKIEPEDFTSRLYRELNSSPQPYLVPFLKRSLPALRQLTPDSAAFILQSQGLTPSPVTATTAILGPNATAVGTTASLTAPRPHLQPTTLVLRTPQTGSIRKPSQVSLATTPMVTLRAQPQNRVLVGPPSKLITGVVSKGRPGDSAGGTFKDDDDINDVASMAGVNLSEESARILATNSELVGTVMRSCKDEAFLHTAMLTRRIMEIGKKHGIADLGPDVVTFVSHATQQRLSSLLEKVSAAAQHKNFNLKEGSHYEQASDVRLQLKFFEQLDQMEKQRKEEQEREILMKAAKSRARQEDPEQLRLKQKAKEMQQQELAEIRQREANLTALAAIGPRKRKKMDSPGSSGAAEASSSSASSASGSSRQFTRQRITRINLRDLLFCLENEGSSSHSQLLYRALLK